From the genome of Bradyrhizobium sp. ORS 278:
ATGCATCACCGTGACCTGCAGCGAGAAGCGTGAGCAGCCGGTCGCGGTGTTTCGCGCCGAGATCACCGACCAGGCTGGCGAGCTCGTCTGCGCGGGACTTGCCGAGGTCGACGCGCCGATGGTCGCAATCGAGACGCCGGTGCGCGAGCTGCCGGCGCTGATCGTCGATCATGCCGATCATTTCGCCAGGCTGGTCGATCTTGCCGCGCAGCTGCCACCGCTGAAGACCGTGATCGTCTGCCCGGAGGATCACAACTCGCTCGGCGGCGCCCTGCTCTCGACCGAGCGCGGCCTGATCCATCCGGTGCTGATCGGCAACCCCGACCGCATCTCGGCCGCCGCGCGCGAGATCGACGCCGACATCAGCGGCTGGGCGCTGGTGCCGGAGACCGATCATCGCGCCGCCGCAGCGCGCGCGGTCGCGATGGTGCTCGACGGCGAGGCCGGCGCCGTGATGAAGGGTGCGATCCATTCCGACGAACTGCTCGCCGCGGTGGTGAAGAAGGATGGCGGCCTGCGCACGGCCCATCGGATCAGCCACGTCTTCGCGCTGGACGTGCCGACGCTCGACGAGATCCTGTTCATCTCCGATGCCGCGATCAACATCGCGCCCGATCTGCTCGCCAAGGTCGACATCATCCAGAACGCGATCGATCTCGCCCGCGCCTGCGGGCTCGACCGGCCGCGCGTCGGCGTGCTCTCGGCGGTCGAGACCATCAATCCGAACATTCCCTCGACCTTGGACGCTGCGGTGCTGTCCAAAATGGCCGAGCGCGGCCAGATCAAGGGCGGCATCGTCGACGGCCCGCTGGCGATGGACAATGCGATCGACATGGAGGCGGCGAAGACCAAGGGCATCGCCTCGCTGGTCGCCGGACATGCCAACGTGCTGATCGTGCCGAACCTCGAGGCCGGCAACATGCTGGCGAAGGAGCTGACCTTCGTCGCGCGCGCCGAAGCCGCCGGCCTGGTCGTCGGCGCCCGCGTGCCGGTGATGCTCACCAGCCGCGCCGACAATGATCGCGCCCGGCTCGCCTCCTGCGCGCTGGCGCAGCTCTACGATCATTGGCGGCGCGAGGGCCGCGCCTTCTCCGGTGCCGCGCAAGCCCTGGCGGCGGAGTAGCCGATGACGGACGTCATTCTCACGGTCAATGCCGGCTCATCCTCGATCAAGTTCGCGGCCTATGAGGTCGGCGCCGGCGCGTTGCGCGCGGTCGCCCGAGGCCATGTCGACGACATCGGTGACGACACCATTTTCGCGGCAGGCTCGGCGGATGGCCCGGTCGAGCGGCAGCCGATCGATGCGGCCA
Proteins encoded in this window:
- a CDS encoding bifunctional enoyl-CoA hydratase/phosphate acetyltransferase → MIPTIRNKTWAELKVGDSAAIERTCAVQDLILFAHVSGNTNPLMLPDGSANHGSKDVVAPSMWVGSLISAVLGNVMPGPGTLYRSQSLEFKKRVHVGDRLCITVTCSEKREQPVAVFRAEITDQAGELVCAGLAEVDAPMVAIETPVRELPALIVDHADHFARLVDLAAQLPPLKTVIVCPEDHNSLGGALLSTERGLIHPVLIGNPDRISAAAREIDADISGWALVPETDHRAAAARAVAMVLDGEAGAVMKGAIHSDELLAAVVKKDGGLRTAHRISHVFALDVPTLDEILFISDAAINIAPDLLAKVDIIQNAIDLARACGLDRPRVGVLSAVETINPNIPSTLDAAVLSKMAERGQIKGGIVDGPLAMDNAIDMEAAKTKGIASLVAGHANVLIVPNLEAGNMLAKELTFVARAEAAGLVVGARVPVMLTSRADNDRARLASCALAQLYDHWRREGRAFSGAAQALAAE